Proteins encoded within one genomic window of Gigantopelta aegis isolate Gae_Host chromosome 2, Gae_host_genome, whole genome shotgun sequence:
- the LOC121377541 gene encoding uncharacterized protein LOC121377541: MTSTDVLRRKECTRADYKTKMNIWPAERRDWVFIGTLTLLIMNYVDCIQNINFPTPSLSGKIILIPRVHLRGYPRRTHFLSVQTPRNGNIALKDNKIILDPSLVHSESSRPFQRDQPPGTHVIFHSGRNASYTQETQVHWRNGGTIYKKPFPHNWSSVSRHKHRNGLPVNILQETFQIRKDKNTSENRTEGQSNKNIFQTNSSGSISKRIQPVFRTIEVRKEFQNG, encoded by the exons ATGACATCGACAGATGTGCTTCGCAGAAAAGAGTGCACGCGTGCGGACTACAAGACCAAGATGAACATTTGGCCGGCTGAAAGACGAGACTGG gtGTTCATAGGAACATTAACACTGTTGATTATGAATTATGTGGACTGCATACAGAACATAAACTTCCCAACACCAAGTCTTAGCGGCAAAATCATCCTTATTCCAAGAGTTCACCTTCGTGGTTATCCCCGTAGGACACACTTTTTATCGGTACAGACTCCAAGAAACGGTAACATTGCCCTGAAAGACAATAAAATTATACTTGACCCAAGTTTGGTTCATTCTGAGAGTTCAAGGCCGTTTCAGAGAGACCAGCCACCAGGGACGCATGTGATTTTCCACTCCGGTAGAAACGCAAGTTATACGCAAGAAACTCAGGTTCATTGGCGAAATGGTGGAACTATATACAAGAAACCATTTCCTCATAACTGGTCTTCGGTTTCACGACACAAACACCGAAATGGCTTGCCTGTTAATATTCTACAAGAGACATTTCAAATTCGTAAAGATAAAAATACTTCAGAGAATCGGACTGAGGGGCAatccaacaaaaatatttttcaaaccaACTCCAGTGGGTCGATCTCAAAAAGAATACAACCAGTTTTTCGGACAATTGAAGTCAGGAAAgaatttcaaaatggctga
- the LOC121377550 gene encoding uncharacterized protein LOC121377550: MLQDHHKQAMIQNAYLLTMILVMVLLNVLFGINGGHNHDSNMDVLQNKLMTNSKASEHHVRRRSVSNSFNLKIQREGPSITVSNNGRTFHYHGRTIVNGMLQEFFGILPSPASTKPLNDPLSLVSNSENGAHSSSSYTSGRERYSLANPRPDAPNSALSQNILRSKDSSSHDSSDSKTTGYRRNPNARQTPATDLPDAVQLRQTAKINYWNNIGHGRSPAISLSPRIPSYVEYFTAIRNPSRRQDTGQQFSGYAFNIIDEDRLLFPQFGQQHLKAIPGLSMYPYLASEYQGHNRSLEPISEAIISGMHAQYFGIKRHRRV; the protein is encoded by the coding sequence ATGATTCTGGTAATGGTGTTACTAAACGTGCTCTTCGGTATCAACGGTGGACACAACCACGATTCGAACATGGATGTTCTGCAGAATAAACTAATGACAAACAGCAAGGCAAGCGAGCATCATGTAAGACGCCGCTCCGTTTCGAATTCCTTTAACCTCAAGATACAAAGAGAGGGACCGTCCATCACTGTGTCGAACAATGGTCGCACGTTTCACTATCACGGACGGACTATTGTCAATGGGATGCTGCAGGAGTTCTTTGGAATTCTACCTTCACCCGCTTCCACAAAGCCCTTAAACGACCCATTATCCTTGGTCAGCAACTCTGAGAACGGCGCTCACTCTAGCAGCTCCTATACGTCTGGACGTGAGAGATACAGTCTAGCTAATCCTCGACCCGACGCCCCAAACTCAGCACTTTCGCAGAATATCTTACGCAGCAAGGATTCCAGTTCTCACGATTCTTCCGACTCTAAGACGACCGGATATCGTCGGAATCCTAACGCTCGTCAAACACCGGCAACGGATCTTCCTGACGCCGTGCAACTACGGCAAACGGCTAAAATAAACTACTGGAATAACATTGGCCATGGACGTTCACCAGCCATTTCATTATCACCAAGGATACCTTCGTATGTCGAATACTTCACCGCGATAAGAAATCCTTCCAGAAGACAAGACACAGGTCAGCAGTTTTCGGGATATGCCTTCAATATTATAGATGAAGACAGACTTCTGTTTCCTCAGTTTGGACAACAACATTTGAAGGCCATCCCAGGCCTGTCTATGTATCCATATTTAGCGTCCGAGTACCAGGGGCACAACAGATCTCTAGAACCTATTTCAGAAGCAATTATATCTGGAATGCATGCACAATACTTTGGCATCAAACGCCATAGAAGGGTATAA